Within Cucumis melo cultivar AY chromosome 4, USDA_Cmelo_AY_1.0, whole genome shotgun sequence, the genomic segment aatcattaaaaaacgAATGAGTCGTATCTTTTCGTTTTATCATGATGCATGTATATTTGTTGTTATGTATatacatattaattattatgaggTATATCTgtgtttttatataaaaaaagtgccaaaaagaagaaagaaaaccaaagtataaatttaaaataaaatatttgaaataagaGAAGAAGTGCCACGAAACCGATAATAAATCGACAAAATCGAATTGACTATCAGTTAGATACTTTTATGAACACTAGTTTGGATTCTTTTCTTGTAAAACCAATTGGTTTGGATCggtttggttttatttttggttgacttcaaaattaacaaaataaaacaaactatcactttttgtatttattaatgTATAGGCTTTGCATGCATGAAAACGTTTATTAACCAATCATCTCTCACAAAATAGATTTATTAATGCACTGGCTTCCTCTGTCTCTTTCAAATTCACATTCAAAAgttatttttagaaatttggACGTTTTATATATGTGCTACTTCTATATAcggtttttctttcttcttttgttattttatgaCACATATAATTAGTAGCTAATTTCCTCCTTTGTAGGAATTTGGATTGATATTTACCATCCCTTAAAACTGTTTAAATTCAACTAAACATGGGGAGTTATGAAATATTTTATTAGAGGtgttaatattttataaaattgatttttttagatttaactcaattattagaaaaataaatctAGTTCAATATAAAACATTTGAGTTTGATTGATTTGAATTATTTAGATCATTTAGTTAAATTTTGGTGCCAgaaagaaataaatttaaatttcactAACAACTCAATTTCAAACCTATTTTTAATTAGGAGTTATTGGCTAATAATagattttctaaaaaaataccTAATTCTTACATATTATAAACaaggaaattaattaatagtgcAGGCCTTCAATTGTAATCATATATATTGATGTATATATCTGTCCAAAAGTATCAACAACAAGGaattaaaaagagagagagaaagagagagagagagagagagagagagagacaaaaCAAAAAGACACAAACACACATATTGTCACGATCatttactctcaaactatttgtttattcTGTCTCTCATTTGGTTCCATTTACTCAAGAAAATAATGTTCTTAATAATCGAACTTTATGtatgaaaattgaaaatatgaTGACAGAAACGAAATGAACGATAACAGCAAGCGTAAACAGTAAAATAATGACATAAAAATTTACGTAATGCATTAACAATATATACCAATCTACGTTTCAAATCTTTCAAATAACAGACCCAGTACTTTTTGGTCATTCCATGCACTAGATAAGCACATATTTAAAGACATGTCAGCAGAAGAACACGAAATCAAACGAGAGCTTAGTTATTACATGACATTCAAATTTTAAGCACAGTTGGGCCATCTGCTTGGATACTGaaagacaaaaacaaaaagacacAAAACAAAAACCGTTCATATTATTATACAAAATATGGTTGTTGGTGAATACAACAATAGAGATAGGGGAAgaggtaaataaaaaagaaagaatttgaTGTGTTGAGGTCAGGAGAGGACACAAAATCAAAAATGGATTGTAAGTGTAAGCAATGGATAATATTATTGGTGGGAGTAATTTTGTGTTTAAGAATAGAGTGTTCAAAAGAGAGTGATAGAATCTTGAGGTTGCCAGGACAACCAAGTAGTAGTACTGTTAGCTTCCAACAATTTTCAGGTTATATTACAGTTGATGATTACCAAAGCAGAGCTCTTTTCTACTATTTTGTTGAAGCCTACACTGATCCTTCTTCTAAGCCTCTTCTTCTTTGGCTCGATGGAGGTAAGGGCTAGCTTCCTTTTTTCGGTTTATACATACAAACTATTACTGATGGTAAAATTAATGTATAGGTGTGTTTTGttgaattaaatttaattaaggTCCAGGGTGTTCATCATTGGGTGTTGGAGCTTTTGTTGAGCATGGCCCTTTCAGACCAAAAGGAGATGTTTTGATTCAGAATCACTTCAGCTGGAACAatggtctctttattagcttcttcatataattaattaaactttaattttttctttatctcttgttttaatttaattagtgtTAATTTTGAGGAAACACAGTGGCAAACATTCTATATGTTGAATCTCCAGCTGGAGTTGGCTTCTCATTTTCTCAAAACGCCACATTCTATACCACAGTTAATGATACTATTACAggtacatatacatatacatacatacatacatatatatatatatacatacatacatacatatatatatatatatatatatatatatatatatatatatatatatatatatcaccttcttaattcattttgtagctaatcattcttttttatttattataataagcAGAATGTTCAAACAATAAACTTCTCCTGATCTTAACagtaaaaaaaaacctaatatTACACCATTGTTTATGTCTTTGGAATCTTTTCAGATATTAAATCCATGATGTTTTTGTTATAAATTTCAGCACAAGACAACTTGGTATTCCTCGAACGATGGTTCGAGAAGTTCCCCGAATACAAAAATCGAGATTTCTTCATTAGCGGTGAAAGCTATGCAGGTCATTATGTTCCACAGCTTGCAACACTCATTCTCCGATCAAAACTCAACATCTTTAACCTCAAGGCTATAGCTGTAAGTTCAACGAGTAATTTTTGAAAtagttaaaatataaatatatttttttaattttaaaaattatccTAAGATATATTTGTACATACATGTTCGAGTGTGTGTCACGGTATAAAATTACTTTGAGATATTTGAAAATCACTCCTCCATGTTTgttttaatcattcaaattcaaTATTAACATGTCAAACACTTTCGTCGATTATTTTTACCTTTTCGTGAGTTGTTCAAACATGATTATTATTAATTGTAGATAGGGAATCCACTGTTGGAGTTCTATACAGATTTCAATGCAAGAGGGGAATATTTATGGACTCATGGCTTGATTTCAGACTCAACATATAAACTTTTGAACAAAGTTTGTAATATTTCTGAAATCACAAGACAATCCATTCTCCACAATGTTTCAACATCTTGTTCTTTTGTTGATAATTTGGTATCTAAAGAATATTCTGAGTTCATCAACTTATATTCTGTCAACCTTGACGTTTGTACTTCCTCAACACTTTCACAAGCAGCTCCAAATAATTTTGGAATActccattcttcttcttcttcttcgctTCCCTCGAAACGAACTCCTCGCACAACCCTTCCAAAATACTCGGTACttcgtttttcttttgttacaaatttaaaagtatggAATCTAAATCGTTACAAAGTTAAATTAACTATTATGAAAGTATAGGAAGAAAGTGGGAAGATAGATGTGTGTATAGCAGACGAAGTTAATAGTTACCTAAACAGAGAGGACGTCCAAAAGGCTCTTCACGCTCACCTTCTTGGTGGACTTTCCAACTGGAGTTTCTGCAGCTTGTAAGTATTATTAAGTTTAATTTAGGTGATCTTTGAtcattaataatatttattattcatataatatattaattattagaTTGTATATTATCCTAATTTAATTTTGATCTCAACTAATTAAATCGACTATGCAAACTGTGAGTTTAATTATCATTTAATTAAGATTAAAAAGAATGATTTTTGTTGCAGTGTTTTGAAATATGATAAGAAGAACTTATTGATACCTACCATTGACACCTTGGGTTCCCTTGTTCACTCAGGAATTAGGGTTCTTGTGTACAGGTATTTcaaattattactattattttttggTGTGAAATTACTTAGAGattatttaatttagatttcattttttttgttttaagatGTATGTTGTGATGATTGAATTGGCAGTGGAGATGAAGATGCAGTTATTCCATTGATTGGGAGTAGAAGATTGGTGAATAAATTAGCAAAAAGTTTAGGGTTGAACACAACCCTACCTTACTCACCTTGGTTTTACAACCATCAGGtatatataatctttttttGAATATCAGATTAACAAAGTGTGAACCATTAGATGGAATTGATACATATATTGATGATTTTTGGATGTAATTAAGTCCTAATTAACTAAAAGTGGAATTTGATATTATTGTGTTTAGGTTGGAGGATGGGTAGAAACATATGGGGAAAAGAAGATTCTATCATTTGCAACAGTGAGAGGAGGAGCTCATCAAGCTCCATATACAGCCCCTCAAAGATCTTTGACACTTATTACTGCTTTTCTTCAAGGAACCAACCCATGAGTACATAATTATATCTTCATTATTCCCAAAATAATTActttcaaattaaaccaaatacTCAACTAATAGTAAAATCatgactatatatatatatatgtcggTTCGGAAAATCAATAGATTTGAATAAGACTTTCAAAAATGTCTCGATAAATTATGGTATGTTTGGATTTACTTGATTTGTAATATTCTCTATGGAGAATACATGTCTTTATTTATATACAATGAGAATGCATTATGTGTTTCCTATCACTTTTTAGTTAAACTTTCactattcttttttatttgggatattattcttttcatacatcactatatttaatattaaattgtTGCTTAAATTTTCTAGTAGGACAAAATATGATTACCTATAAAATTATGATTTATATATAATCTCAAATGTTTAACCATATGTCTCAACCATATTCATTATTAATATCTTATGTAACAATAATAAAGCttgatttattgttttttaagaaAAGGATCAAAACTTTGAATATTATATCTATATAATTACAATGATAATTTAGAATGCAAATTAAACTTTTGGTTCTTTTGACTTTGGTATTTTACATCTTTTGAAAGTCTTGAAAACAACATTTTCGCGGTTGAAAGTTTTTAATTAGTCCccattcaattatttttatttttttattattaatttaattaacatcTTAATTTGTTATTggttcaaatttttttattcaacaaatgcttctttttgaaatttatgcACGGATGCATTtcgaaaaaagataaaaagttgaagtaaaaaaatatgaacaatatttttttctcaattcgACATATCAAATTGATTAAGCTTTGAATTTAGTAAGGTTTTATCCGcaatttaatttgatttgaggatagaaatttaaatttgattttaggATAAAACTTGGAACATAACCAAAATTTAATTTGAGATAATAATGAGTTTCTACCATACCTATCTGTTTGGAGGATGCAAAAAATTTGGAaaaccaattttaattttaaaataaataggaAACCTTAATCTTGTTATAAAGTTGTATTTAtaactccaatttaaatttgagacaTAAATGAAGGTCATATATGCATATTAGTTTCACTTGGATTTTGAATTTTGGGTGAAATTTGGATTAAAATTTAGCAACGGGTTTAGAGATTCTaattatctcaaatttaaaatttccccaaataatttttttttaaaataagataaaataattggactttcttttctattttactattaaaaaagattttatatcATTCCAAATCCTATTAAGAATTGGAATTATTATAATCcagattaatttaatttcctcttttcccttttttatcttcttttctaactctctctattttaaatttttccGTCCATAAATCTCAAactttgtaattattttttccCGTAGAGTGAATACATAGGgtagattttttctttttttttttaagtttcgttggttatattttatacataggAATATCAATCCACTTTCTTATCGAtatcaaatctaaaaaaaaaaaaatgtaaaattatgAATGAAAATATAACACatgtttgaaaatttaatatcaaGGAAGGTAACGTGATACATAGtatgattttttcaaaaatagaaaaaaataaattatttacgcataaaaagaaagtactttttaactttattttaataataatattatgaaatcaatttaatttttaaaaaagaggggaaaaaaGCACGTGCTAGGCACGCGAAGAAAACTAATGAAGAGAAAGTCAGTTTGGATTTGGCAGCGTCTTCGCGGTTCCGTACCACGCGGTCTAATCTTTAAAACTCATAAGACAAAGTcaagtttgtttgtttgtttgtttgtgtttctttcttttacttaattaaaaacaaatccAACTCCCCCTATATTTTCAACCTATATTTTATACATACAATACAATTCccttttactttttatttatcaatttacCCTTTATCTTTCAATTATTTCTCAATTTAATTTCATTCCACAATTAAAAATTATCCGTTTAATACATCTAATAGTGAGTTTAAGAAAgttaattaatgaattaattatatGGAAAGTGCTTTAGATTCTGCTAATTCCTTAGCCAATCCaaaattctttcctttttttattttattttatgttattttattttcctattttattttttatttattaatttccgttttttcctctctttttatttttagtttccAGTTCCCAACGCCTTAATTTCTTTCTATGTCGGTGATTTCTCTGTTTAGGTTTCAAAATTCTCACAATTCCTTTGCCTTTTGAATTTCAATCGTATGGGAAATTGGAGAAGACGACACGGTTCTGAAATTCCTCATCATCACCAACTCAAATCCCCCAGAAACCCTTCTCCAGGTATATTATATGTAATGCGCTTCCTCCCTTCATTCCTGTttctttgattttatttttttctaattccAATCCTTTtcattcttcgatttctttcttctttcttctttcttctttcttctgttTGTTAATGGATTCTCTCTGATGTTTTCTTATTGTTGGTTCTTTCATTGTGAATTATCCCTCTCACGAATAATGGTTGCGTTTATTGTTCTGTTTTCCGCTTTTTTTGTTTAACCCTTTTCTCTAATAACTTCTTTGAATTTAGCTCTTGTTTTATAGTGGATTCTGATTCCTTGTTTAGGTTTGTTAGCTAATGCTTGTTTTTTAAGTTATGCTTTAGATTCATTTTTAGCATTCTTAAAGTTTCTGACTCTATTGTATAAGCCTATATCGATTTCATCTTTGAAAGTGACTTTACTTTTGTGTTTTTGCTTGTTTTGGGTATTAAATTTTCTTCTGGGCAATGAAGTTTTGTAGTGTAATGACTTTGTATGGGGGTTttgtgttatttatttatttattattttaatcctCTTTTGTTACAGATAATTGGCACGCTGGTGTGCCGTCGTGGGAAAAGAAGTTTTGTTCATCTGTTGGGTTGATTTCATGGAGGAAGTTGTTGGATACTAAGAAGTGTATGTACCTTTATGACAATGTGGTTAAATGGAATGACTCGGCAGGTGAAGAAGCGTTTCATAATGCAAAAAGTCGGTTTTGGGCGGAAATTAATGGATTGCCTTGCGATATATCGTTGCCTGATCCTGACATTTATATCGATGAGATCGATTGGAATTGTAATGTTGACCCTGATCTACTGTTAGATTTGGAGAGAGAACAGATTGCTCCAGCTGTTAGGGAGGGAGATGTAGTGATTGCGAGTTTGTATGAGGCTCTTGGCTTGTATCAGTCATATACATGTGTCGGATGGGGCGAAGCTAAAGAAGATCTTCAGAAACCAAAAGCAGAGCCGGGTAATTGTGATCAGAAGGTGGATGATGGACAAAACTCTTGGGAGATGACTTCTGCTACCAAGAATAATGTAGGTTTGAGAGATGAGTATTTGAATAATTCAGTTGGTTGGAA encodes:
- the LOC103487169 gene encoding serine carboxypeptidase-like 45; the encoded protein is MNLLKWITISFSLFFMRTYTKCSKESDRILRLPGQPSSSTVSFQQFSGYITVDDYQSRALFYYFVEAYTDPSSKPLLLWLDGGPGCSSLGVGAFVEHGPFRPKGDVLIQNHFSWNNVANILYVESPAGVGFSFSQNATFYTTVNDTITAQDNLVFLERWFEKFPEYKNRDFFISGESYAGHYVPQLATLILRSKLNIFNLKAIAIGNPLLEFYTDFNARGEYLWTHGLISDSTYKLLNKVCNISEITRQSILHNVSTSCSFVDNLVSKEYSEFINLYSVNLDVCTSSTLSQAAPNNFGRKIDVCIADEVNSYLNREDVQKALHAHLLGGLSNWSFCSFVLKYDKKNLLIPTIDTLGSLVHSGIRVLVYSGDEDAVIPLIGSRRLVNKLAKSLGLNTTLPYSPWFYNHQVGGWVETYGEKKILSFATVRGGAHQAPYTAPQRSLTLITAFLQGTNP
- the LOC103486962 gene encoding uncharacterized protein LOC103486962 isoform X1, with protein sequence MGNWRRRHGSEIPHHHQLKSPRNPSPDNWHAGVPSWEKKFCSSVGLISWRKLLDTKKCMYLYDNVVKWNDSAGEEAFHNAKSRFWAEINGLPCDISLPDPDIYIDEIDWNCNVDPDLLLDLEREQIAPAVREGDVVIASLYEALGLYQSYTCVGWGEAKEDLQKPKAEPGNCDQKVDDGQNSWEMTSATKNNVGLRDEYLNNSVGWNDWGNNHTHNHSYNHNHNHNHKESDNRFTNRIWRTCDANCKNTGGNWYHSSTFKGSRFHYDGYQKENGWRNSRRGGRKRVNFAHEPNNSPECWKNSNPNRPVNQQWSCNGINGVRRNQFCEY
- the LOC103486962 gene encoding uncharacterized protein LOC103486962 isoform X2, whose amino-acid sequence is MYLYDNVVKWNDSAGEEAFHNAKSRFWAEINGLPCDISLPDPDIYIDEIDWNCNVDPDLLLDLEREQIAPAVREGDVVIASLYEALGLYQSYTCVGWGEAKEDLQKPKAEPGNCDQKVDDGQNSWEMTSATKNNVGLRDEYLNNSVGWNDWGNNHTHNHSYNHNHNHNHKESDNRFTNRIWRTCDANCKNTGGNWYHSSTFKGSRFHYDGYQKENGWRNSRRGGRKRVNFAHEPNNSPECWKNSNPNRPVNQQWSCNGINGVRRNQFCEY